One stretch of Labrenzia sp. CE80 DNA includes these proteins:
- a CDS encoding DUF2306 domain-containing protein yields the protein MSKGSRSFMVLAWIAAVLCVLVALASYRFVPLGVEASMNFLAHHLRDNRWFLYAHIAVAPLTLALLPVQLNGWLRKCYPKLHRWAGRFYVFLILLSGVAALQLAATTQAGPVAAAGFALLGVVWLMVTGLGFLTGWKRDFVQHRRWMIRSAALTFAAVTLRIYLPLSMVLGLPFDPSYTAIAWLCWVPNLIAAEIYLRGGRWMNQRVTPIA from the coding sequence ATGTCCAAAGGTTCTCGGTCTTTCATGGTTCTTGCCTGGATTGCGGCAGTTCTCTGCGTTCTTGTGGCCTTGGCCTCCTACCGGTTTGTGCCCCTTGGTGTAGAGGCCTCGATGAATTTTCTCGCCCATCACTTGCGTGACAATCGATGGTTTCTCTATGCGCATATCGCCGTTGCTCCGCTGACGCTGGCGCTGTTGCCAGTCCAGCTGAATGGCTGGTTGCGGAAGTGCTATCCAAAGCTGCACCGATGGGCAGGGCGCTTCTATGTGTTTCTCATCTTGCTCTCCGGCGTTGCGGCCCTCCAACTGGCGGCCACGACGCAAGCAGGGCCGGTCGCGGCTGCGGGATTTGCGCTTCTGGGCGTTGTCTGGCTGATGGTCACCGGACTTGGATTCTTGACCGGCTGGAAACGCGATTTCGTTCAGCACCGGCGTTGGATGATCCGCTCCGCTGCGCTGACCTTTGCCGCGGTGACCTTGCGGATCTATCTGCCGTTGTCGATGGTTTTGGGTCTTCCGTTCGATCCCTCCTATACGGCGATTGCCTGGCTATGCTGGGTTCCCAATCTGATTGCAGCTGAGATCTATCTGCGCGGTGGCCGCTGGATGAACCAGCGTGTTACACCGATCGCCTGA
- a CDS encoding TetR/AcrR family transcriptional regulator, protein MEEDQRQRQILSAARTLFFERGIRATTIAAISEAAGIAKPTLYSRYKDKDAIFHAVVASILDEFRELMDAEFSKPGSAEERLTAALVVKYSALFDMMQSPHVVQFMEDKVIYAGQAFAKLANDVAKRIEEIVSQEGYNNPSALTHLILSCVSGIHKNARTRDEVAYEIKTVVHALLTASK, encoded by the coding sequence ATGGAAGAAGATCAACGACAAAGACAGATACTCAGTGCTGCCAGGACGCTGTTCTTTGAACGCGGAATCCGTGCGACGACGATAGCTGCAATCTCTGAGGCGGCAGGCATTGCCAAACCAACTCTGTACAGCCGCTATAAGGATAAAGACGCCATCTTTCATGCCGTCGTGGCATCTATACTTGATGAATTCCGCGAGCTGATGGACGCTGAGTTCTCGAAGCCAGGTAGCGCCGAGGAACGGCTTACGGCCGCTTTGGTGGTCAAATACAGTGCCTTATTTGACATGATGCAATCGCCACATGTTGTTCAATTTATGGAAGACAAGGTGATCTATGCAGGCCAAGCGTTTGCAAAGTTGGCCAACGATGTTGCCAAACGGATCGAGGAAATAGTTTCTCAAGAAGGTTACAACAACCCAAGCGCACTCACGCACCTCATCCTGTCTTGCGTTTCCGGCATTCACAAGAACGCGCGCACCCGCGATGAGGTTGCGTATGAAATTAAAACGGTGGTGCATGCGCTTTTAACCGCGTCGAAGTAA
- a CDS encoding ATP-dependent Clp protease proteolytic subunit, giving the protein MKNYSTTVPARLDDEEEDKAKSQQSIQVDKHLFDARTVLITGGVTQEMAKDVCARLLALAQVSNDPITVIVSSPGGHVESGDMIHDTIKFIAPDVRILGMGWVASAGALIYVSVPKEMRFCTPNTRFLLHQPSGGAGGMATDIEIQAKEIIKMRDRLNQIFADATGQPIERIEKDTDRDYWMSPQEGIEYGLVGKVVTNVSELG; this is encoded by the coding sequence ATGAAAAACTATTCAACAACGGTGCCAGCCCGCCTCGATGACGAGGAAGAGGACAAAGCAAAGAGCCAGCAGTCGATTCAGGTCGACAAGCACCTCTTCGATGCCCGCACCGTCCTGATCACCGGTGGTGTGACCCAGGAGATGGCCAAAGATGTGTGCGCGCGTCTTCTGGCCTTGGCCCAGGTGTCCAATGATCCGATCACTGTGATCGTGTCTTCTCCGGGCGGTCACGTGGAATCAGGTGACATGATTCACGACACGATCAAGTTCATCGCGCCGGATGTTCGCATCCTCGGCATGGGCTGGGTCGCAAGTGCCGGTGCACTGATCTATGTGTCGGTGCCCAAGGAAATGCGCTTTTGCACACCGAACACCCGCTTCCTGCTTCATCAACCGTCCGGTGGTGCCGGTGGTATGGCGACCGACATCGAGATCCAGGCCAAGGAGATCATCAAGATGCGTGATCGCCTGAACCAGATTTTTGCCGATGCGACGGGTCAGCCGATCGAGCGGATCGAGAAAGACACCGATCGTGACTACTGGATGAGCCCGCAAGAGGGCATCGAGTACGGTCTTGTCGGCAAGGTTGTGACCAACGTCAGCGAACTCGGCTGA
- a CDS encoding DUF1489 family protein, producing MTLHLLKLCVGADSVESLQAWVDFRLDQKRMAGEPLEQLHTTRMVPTRKDELLDGGSLYWVIKGRIQVRQHLIDIRPFKDEAGIKRCDLVLEPRLILTQYQPKRPFQGWRYLKAEDAPADIRGVAASAEMPDGMRQELSELCLI from the coding sequence ATGACCTTGCATCTGTTGAAGCTGTGTGTGGGCGCCGATAGCGTCGAAAGTCTTCAGGCCTGGGTGGATTTCCGCCTGGATCAAAAACGGATGGCCGGTGAGCCCCTGGAGCAGCTCCACACCACACGAATGGTACCGACCCGGAAGGACGAGCTGCTGGACGGCGGGTCGCTCTACTGGGTGATCAAGGGGCGCATCCAGGTGCGCCAGCACCTGATCGACATCCGTCCGTTCAAGGACGAGGCGGGGATCAAACGCTGCGACCTTGTTCTGGAACCGCGTCTGATCCTGACCCAGTATCAGCCAAAACGGCCGTTTCAGGGCTGGCGTTATCTGAAGGCGGAGGATGCGCCTGCCGACATTCGCGGTGTCGCCGCGTCTGCGGAGATGCCCGATGGCATGCGCCAGGAACTCTCCGAGCTCTGCCTGATCTAG
- a CDS encoding Clp protease ClpP — MTLYMRLGGRPAIVDAVERLSSRLNHDASFSDATKQLPEIWQEDFAEFLIFLSGGAPFYDSSPISTLLSPLCPTDEAFDVLVDHLAAVLIGRTRSVRLEAEMRLMMEHVRPYAVSDGSTEDATGATLSQASNAVA, encoded by the coding sequence ATGACTTTATACATGAGGCTCGGGGGGCGTCCGGCCATCGTAGATGCGGTAGAACGCCTCTCCAGCCGACTGAACCACGACGCCAGCTTCAGCGACGCTACGAAGCAGCTCCCCGAAATCTGGCAGGAAGACTTCGCAGAATTTCTGATTTTCCTGTCTGGGGGCGCGCCCTTTTACGACAGCAGCCCAATCAGCACATTGCTCTCACCGCTGTGCCCAACCGATGAAGCCTTCGATGTTCTTGTCGACCATCTGGCGGCTGTTCTCATCGGCAGAACCCGGTCTGTCAGGCTGGAAGCGGAAATGCGGCTGATGATGGAGCACGTACGGCCCTATGCTGTATCGGACGGCTCCACAGAAGATGCCACTGGTGCAACACTTTCCCAGGCATCGAACGCCGTCGCCTGA
- a CDS encoding adenylate/guanylate cyclase domain-containing protein: MVLEAPLVAADIVQWLYSDAVGREDSLELVEELAQRLRAGGIPVDRITTGIMLLHPNVRAEAAVWDVDGTRELRRYLASDELDERYTNSPLKIVYEEKRSVHVPITPETQPGEFGIVPDLREEGYTDYIAMPMPFSDGSVKALSFATKDDGGFTAAHVGVFDSIIRPLAIVCELSTLRRTAETLLDTYVGPRAGGRVLNGTVARGDGEWISAVVSFADLRGFSRISNTLPADKLIVFLNKYFGAMTSAVEAHGGEVLKFIGDEVMAIFPYETPAEAADAARRALMAARETTEKINEINALKTCGETPQMSVGIALHAGDVFFGNVGGENRLDFTVIGPVVNLASRIAELAKDLNVEVLVSDAIAEIMGCRSGLYGQYQVKGFDDPVSVYSPSLSVVGTDKWCPESTVLRDLEAN, from the coding sequence ATGGTACTCGAAGCACCGCTCGTTGCAGCGGATATCGTTCAATGGCTCTACAGCGATGCCGTTGGACGAGAAGACAGTCTTGAGTTGGTAGAAGAGCTGGCGCAGCGTTTGCGCGCCGGTGGCATTCCGGTGGACCGGATCACGACGGGCATAATGCTGCTTCATCCAAATGTGCGGGCGGAGGCGGCTGTGTGGGACGTAGACGGTACCCGCGAACTCCGGCGCTATCTCGCGAGCGACGAACTCGACGAAAGATATACGAACAGTCCTCTGAAGATCGTCTATGAGGAGAAAAGGTCGGTCCACGTTCCGATAACGCCCGAGACTCAGCCGGGTGAGTTCGGGATCGTTCCGGACCTGCGCGAAGAGGGCTATACAGACTATATCGCCATGCCGATGCCGTTTTCCGACGGCTCCGTCAAAGCCCTGAGCTTTGCCACCAAGGATGACGGCGGTTTCACGGCCGCTCATGTGGGCGTTTTCGATTCCATCATTCGTCCGCTTGCCATCGTCTGCGAGTTGAGCACCCTGCGCCGGACTGCGGAAACGCTGCTGGATACCTATGTGGGTCCGCGCGCGGGCGGGCGTGTCCTCAACGGCACCGTCGCGCGTGGGGATGGGGAGTGGATTTCAGCCGTGGTCAGCTTTGCTGATCTGCGCGGGTTTTCCCGAATCTCCAACACCTTGCCCGCCGACAAGCTGATCGTCTTTCTGAACAAATACTTCGGTGCCATGACCTCGGCGGTGGAAGCGCATGGCGGTGAGGTGCTCAAGTTCATCGGCGATGAAGTGATGGCGATCTTTCCCTACGAAACGCCTGCGGAAGCTGCGGATGCCGCGCGGCGTGCCCTGATGGCTGCGCGTGAAACCACGGAAAAGATCAATGAGATCAATGCGCTCAAGACTTGCGGTGAGACGCCGCAAATGAGTGTCGGCATTGCCCTTCACGCAGGGGATGTCTTCTTTGGCAATGTCGGCGGCGAAAACCGCCTCGATTTCACGGTCATCGGTCCGGTGGTTAACCTGGCCTCCCGGATTGCCGAACTTGCCAAGGACCTCAATGTCGAGGTGTTGGTTTCAGATGCGATCGCCGAGATCATGGGGTGCCGCTCAGGCCTTTATGGCCAGTATCAGGTGAAGGGGTTCGACGATCCGGTTTCAGTGTATTCGCCGTCCTTGTCCGTCGTGGGCACCGACAAATGGTGTCCTGAAAGCACCGTGCTGCGTGACCTGGAAGCGAACTGA
- a CDS encoding thiamine phosphate synthase: MLGRFYLIVDSYHWLERLCPQGLRLAQLRIKNKTPLELTDEVSRSLEVARAQGCTLVVNDHWQTAIDTGAEWLHLGQEDLDTVDIKAVRKAGLKLGLSTHTEKELDRALTYDPDYVALGPIFPARGKQVDYAPQGIDRLGSWKARLSCPLIAIGGIRLEHADEIFAAGADSICVITDVLADADPEDRCRKWVEAAGSSQT; encoded by the coding sequence GTGCTGGGCCGCTTTTATCTCATTGTTGACAGCTATCATTGGCTTGAGCGTCTTTGCCCGCAAGGTTTGCGGCTAGCTCAGCTGCGGATCAAGAATAAAACGCCTTTGGAGTTGACGGACGAGGTCTCTCGCTCCCTCGAGGTCGCTCGGGCGCAAGGCTGTACGCTGGTGGTCAATGATCACTGGCAGACCGCTATCGATACGGGCGCGGAGTGGCTGCACCTTGGCCAGGAGGATCTGGACACGGTCGACATCAAGGCTGTCCGCAAAGCAGGGCTCAAACTCGGACTATCCACACATACGGAAAAGGAATTGGACCGCGCCCTGACATACGACCCGGACTATGTCGCGCTCGGACCCATTTTTCCCGCCCGAGGCAAGCAGGTCGACTATGCGCCACAGGGCATTGACCGTCTTGGCAGCTGGAAAGCACGCCTCTCCTGCCCTCTCATCGCGATTGGCGGCATAAGACTGGAGCACGCTGACGAGATCTTCGCAGCCGGTGCCGACAGCATCTGTGTGATCACGGACGTTCTTGCGGACGCAGACCCCGAGGACCGCTGCAGGAAATGGGTCGAGGCGGCAGGATCTTCTCAAACCTGA
- a CDS encoding adenylate/guanylate cyclase domain-containing protein, whose protein sequence is MERARRRLAAVMCADVAHYSRLMERDEDGTLDRLKSYRSIMSGLTERHHGRIVNTWGDAVIIEFSSVVEAVQCAVDIQNELSLRNADLPQAARMDFRIGINLGDIMVEGDDIYGDGVNVAARLQELAPKGGVMLSQSVYDQVRSKLAIGFENAGPQTIKNVSEPVEAFFVRLGGRNEPSLNEMPSQDEEPAAQAEQPQLGANPQAFANGFEQARSWLRRQPKRIRGCVFMIGFFFVLNLLTSGLSAPWFVWPSLPFALALVWHLFVGNERKLMSDRPRSGD, encoded by the coding sequence ATGGAACGGGCAAGGCGGCGTCTGGCTGCCGTAATGTGTGCCGATGTGGCGCATTATTCGCGGCTGATGGAACGGGATGAAGACGGGACACTGGACCGGCTGAAATCCTATCGCAGTATTATGAGCGGGCTGACCGAGCGCCATCATGGCCGGATCGTCAACACCTGGGGCGATGCGGTCATCATCGAGTTTTCCAGTGTCGTCGAAGCCGTGCAATGTGCGGTCGACATTCAAAATGAACTCTCCCTTCGCAATGCCGATTTGCCGCAAGCCGCCCGTATGGATTTTCGCATCGGGATCAATCTCGGCGATATCATGGTCGAGGGCGATGACATTTACGGCGACGGCGTGAATGTTGCTGCAAGACTGCAGGAGCTGGCGCCGAAAGGAGGCGTGATGCTAAGTCAGTCGGTTTATGATCAGGTCCGCAGCAAGCTCGCGATCGGGTTCGAAAACGCCGGACCGCAGACGATCAAAAACGTCAGCGAGCCGGTCGAAGCATTTTTCGTCCGATTGGGCGGACGCAACGAGCCCTCACTTAACGAGATGCCTTCGCAAGACGAGGAGCCGGCGGCCCAGGCAGAGCAGCCTCAGCTTGGGGCAAACCCCCAGGCGTTTGCAAATGGCTTCGAACAGGCGCGCAGCTGGTTGCGGCGCCAACCGAAACGGATCCGGGGCTGCGTCTTCATGATCGGCTTCTTTTTCGTGCTTAATCTTCTGACCAGTGGCCTGTCAGCGCCGTGGTTCGTGTGGCCATCGCTGCCATTCGCCCTGGCACTGGTCTGGCATTTGTTTGTTGGCAACGAGCGCAAGTTGATGTCTGACCGACCGAGGTCGGGAGACTGA
- a CDS encoding YdcF family protein, translated as MFFVLSKIGFFFIQPSNALVFFGGLGAALLWSRWARVGRWLCGLSFLGLAICGLSPAANVLILPLEERFARPEGQLDIDGIIVLGGSLDTIVMGERKAPALTSAAERLTIVPRLARQFPDVPIIHTGGHGLLTPAKASEADGASALFEDFGLPSDRVILEDKSRNTYQNALFTKRLVSPEPGQKWLLVTSAYHMPRSIGVFRKVGWTGLVAYPVDWRTRGWEDAKLGFSGVSNGLKRFDIAAREWIGLTVYWMSGRTSALFPAPEPD; from the coding sequence ATGTTTTTTGTTCTTTCGAAAATCGGCTTCTTTTTCATTCAGCCGTCGAATGCGCTGGTTTTCTTCGGCGGTCTCGGGGCGGCTCTTCTGTGGAGCCGATGGGCGCGCGTCGGGCGATGGCTGTGCGGCCTGTCTTTCCTCGGACTGGCGATCTGCGGCCTGTCACCTGCAGCCAACGTGCTGATCTTGCCGCTTGAAGAGCGGTTCGCACGACCTGAAGGGCAGCTTGATATCGATGGAATTATCGTGCTGGGGGGATCGCTCGACACGATTGTCATGGGGGAGCGAAAAGCTCCGGCGCTGACGTCGGCAGCAGAACGGCTGACGATCGTGCCGCGGCTGGCACGGCAGTTTCCCGATGTCCCAATCATCCACACAGGCGGGCATGGCCTTTTAACGCCGGCCAAGGCGAGTGAGGCAGACGGTGCATCAGCGCTTTTCGAGGACTTCGGCCTGCCGTCAGACAGAGTGATCCTTGAGGACAAGTCGCGCAATACCTACCAAAATGCATTGTTCACCAAAAGGTTGGTCAGTCCGGAACCGGGCCAGAAATGGTTGCTGGTGACCTCTGCCTATCACATGCCAAGATCGATCGGGGTCTTTCGCAAAGTCGGATGGACGGGGCTTGTCGCCTATCCGGTCGACTGGCGCACGAGGGGCTGGGAAGACGCGAAACTTGGTTTTTCCGGGGTGTCTAACGGCCTCAAGCGGTTCGACATTGCTGCGCGGGAGTGGATTGGCCTTACTGTTTATTGGATGAGCGGCCGAACGTCGGCGCTCTTTCCAGCGCCTGAGCCTGATTGA
- a CDS encoding DUF599 domain-containing protein — MNRTPMHILSLQDFLAAGWFLLAWFGFNLLIDLSPLRKHTLSAAMESYRRAWMETMTTRQVRIMDTAIMSGLQQGTAFFASTALLAIGGCFTLLDATDTILKVAGDLSIPIDQSRALWEIKVLGLMLILAYAFFKFGWAYRLFNYSSIIMGSVPEASHAGPEDIRRIARQAADLNVLAGGHFNRGQRAFFFAIAFLGWFAGPFLFGVTTLAVLIVLLRRQFASRSRSTVLSGHHLSVPTTDKDGEYTETGSSNPFT, encoded by the coding sequence ATGAACAGGACGCCAATGCACATCCTTTCGCTCCAAGATTTTCTGGCGGCCGGCTGGTTTCTCCTCGCTTGGTTCGGTTTCAATCTCCTGATTGACCTGAGCCCCTTGCGCAAGCACACACTGTCAGCTGCCATGGAGAGCTATCGCCGCGCCTGGATGGAGACAATGACCACCCGGCAGGTCAGGATCATGGACACGGCGATCATGTCCGGCCTGCAGCAGGGAACGGCATTCTTTGCCTCCACGGCCCTTCTGGCGATCGGGGGGTGTTTCACGCTTCTGGACGCAACAGACACGATCTTGAAGGTCGCAGGTGACCTCTCCATACCGATCGATCAAAGCCGCGCTCTTTGGGAGATCAAGGTGCTCGGCCTGATGTTGATCCTGGCCTATGCCTTCTTCAAGTTTGGATGGGCCTATCGCCTGTTCAACTATTCATCGATCATCATGGGAAGCGTGCCCGAAGCCAGTCACGCCGGCCCCGAGGACATTCGCCGCATTGCCAGACAGGCAGCAGACCTGAATGTCCTGGCCGGCGGACATTTCAACCGCGGACAGCGTGCCTTCTTCTTCGCGATTGCCTTCCTTGGATGGTTTGCAGGACCGTTCCTCTTCGGCGTGACAACCCTCGCCGTCCTGATCGTCCTGCTGCGCCGTCAGTTCGCTTCCAGGTCACGCAGCACGGTGCTTTCAGGACACCATTTGTCGGTGCCCACGACGGACAAGGACGGCGAATACACTGAAACCGGATCGTCGAACCCCTTCACCTGA
- a CDS encoding TetR/AcrR family transcriptional regulator translates to MTDSKTPSGTTSPRRRDGSLRKDLVEAGISILRDKGIEGLSLRECAAKAGVSHAAPAYHFKNLTGLYTAISARGFELFSESMDAKRQEAGKGPRDQLLAICEGYLDFAVGHRELFLFMFSGQDMDPQNQDFDTVSSRAYRILSETCAPFVEAGTDPEEIELLVWSLVHGYTHLAMVNKKRPKRVGTALPLLPDLVKHLDFRSRT, encoded by the coding sequence ATGACTGATTCCAAGACACCTTCCGGCACGACATCTCCCAGGCGCAGGGACGGCTCGCTGCGCAAAGACCTCGTTGAAGCCGGTATTTCCATTCTGCGAGACAAGGGTATCGAGGGGTTGAGCCTGCGCGAATGCGCGGCAAAGGCCGGTGTTTCACACGCCGCTCCCGCCTATCATTTCAAGAACTTGACCGGTCTCTACACCGCCATCTCGGCGCGCGGTTTTGAGCTCTTTTCAGAGTCTATGGACGCGAAGCGACAGGAAGCGGGAAAGGGCCCGCGAGACCAGTTACTGGCGATCTGCGAAGGCTACCTGGACTTTGCCGTCGGACACCGCGAGCTGTTCCTGTTCATGTTTTCCGGTCAGGACATGGACCCGCAGAACCAGGATTTCGACACGGTTTCCTCAAGGGCCTATCGGATCCTGAGCGAGACCTGCGCTCCGTTCGTGGAGGCAGGAACCGATCCGGAAGAGATCGAACTTCTCGTCTGGTCTCTGGTGCACGGCTACACCCATCTGGCGATGGTCAACAAGAAACGGCCGAAACGCGTCGGCACAGCCCTGCCCCTTTTGCCGGACCTCGTCAAACATCTGGACTTCCGCAGCCGGACGTGA
- a CDS encoding ACT domain-containing protein: MAGELDLQRLLSTMRPEMDPDPYVFCSFSDMSFAQLVSHDPVALIAEAEGVTAILPLASATALGHDASARFQRITLTIHSSLEAVGLTAAFSAALTKHGISANVVAGYYHDHIFVPEAQAVEAMSVLQRLSAEAR, translated from the coding sequence TTGGCTGGCGAATTGGATCTGCAACGACTGCTTTCGACCATGCGGCCGGAGATGGATCCTGACCCATACGTGTTCTGCAGCTTTTCCGACATGTCCTTCGCACAACTTGTGAGCCATGATCCGGTCGCTCTGATTGCGGAGGCAGAAGGGGTTACAGCCATTTTGCCGCTCGCGTCAGCGACGGCGCTCGGCCATGACGCGTCGGCCAGGTTCCAGAGGATCACGCTGACCATCCATTCGAGCCTCGAGGCTGTCGGTCTGACGGCAGCTTTCTCGGCGGCTTTGACCAAGCATGGCATCTCGGCCAATGTCGTGGCGGGTTATTATCATGACCATATCTTTGTGCCCGAAGCCCAAGCCGTTGAAGCGATGTCGGTTTTGCAGCGGTTGTCTGCGGAGGCGCGATAG
- a CDS encoding NAD-dependent epimerase/dehydratase family protein yields MNHYRKIGNILESAMKMVLLTGITGFLGGHLAVALLRAGYKVRGSLRTPSRRDATAQAIEAAGGNISNLEFVELDLTKDAGWNEACTGVDYLMHAASPFVTSMPKDKATLINPAVEGTQRALSTARNAGVTRVVLTSSIAAIVPGRGKAGPPHLDASDWSDPDGHVNAYVESKIRAEKRAWDILQPGTTTTELAVINPGFIVGPLLDSDPGTSGALFQRFFRGEVPMAPQLYLHSVDVRDLANMHVAALTAPAASGTRTIASFGAYSIMDMAECLKKAFPAYREKMPKFQAPDWLIRLYALVDADVRANVRELGYNPSLDEAPGRALLGRPPIPITDGYIATAQSLIERNLV; encoded by the coding sequence TTGAACCATTATCGTAAAATAGGTAATATTTTGGAGAGCGCAATGAAAATGGTTTTACTCACTGGCATAACTGGTTTTTTGGGTGGTCATCTGGCCGTGGCCTTGCTGCGTGCGGGGTATAAAGTCCGCGGCAGTTTGAGGACGCCCTCACGCCGTGACGCAACTGCGCAAGCCATCGAAGCCGCCGGCGGCAACATCAGCAACCTGGAGTTTGTCGAGCTCGATCTGACAAAGGACGCGGGCTGGAACGAAGCCTGCACAGGTGTGGACTACCTAATGCACGCCGCATCCCCCTTTGTCACATCCATGCCGAAGGACAAAGCCACGCTGATCAACCCGGCAGTTGAGGGTACACAGCGTGCATTGTCCACAGCCCGCAATGCAGGCGTGACGCGGGTCGTCCTAACATCTTCGATTGCGGCGATCGTGCCGGGGCGCGGAAAGGCTGGGCCACCCCATCTGGATGCATCGGATTGGTCTGATCCCGACGGGCATGTCAATGCGTATGTGGAAAGCAAAATACGCGCTGAAAAGCGGGCATGGGACATCCTTCAACCAGGAACGACCACAACCGAACTGGCTGTGATCAACCCCGGTTTTATTGTGGGGCCATTGCTCGATTCTGATCCGGGAACATCAGGAGCGTTGTTCCAAAGGTTTTTTCGCGGCGAAGTCCCGATGGCTCCGCAGTTGTATCTTCACTCCGTCGATGTGCGGGATTTGGCGAACATGCATGTCGCCGCGCTTACAGCGCCTGCCGCAAGTGGTACGCGTACGATAGCGAGCTTCGGTGCTTATTCGATCATGGATATGGCAGAGTGTCTAAAAAAGGCATTCCCGGCCTACCGCGAAAAAATGCCAAAGTTTCAAGCCCCAGACTGGCTTATCCGGCTTTACGCTTTGGTTGATGCGGATGTCCGGGCAAATGTGAGGGAGCTGGGCTACAATCCGAGCCTGGACGAAGCCCCAGGTCGCGCGTTGTTGGGACGCCCACCAATACCCATAACCGACGGCTACATTGCTACAGCACAAAGCTTGATTGAGCGCAATTTGGTTTGA
- a CDS encoding NAD(P)H-binding protein, with translation MTGGTGTIGSAVVRELRDRGHHIVALARSEEASARIRDAGASPFPGDLRDPAGWTDRAMSCDAFIHAGASFSDKMAEIDRKAMQAVLRAATFRKKQLRLIYTGNIWLYPASPQTQLSETTSFDPLPALSWMTGQIRSLQTALNLSVSIIHPSFVCSARSGPIAEMAQALRSGKPFRTRARPDTVWSLISDEDLARLYADVLEGRNFRLSLLATALPAITVQEIASWVEARLGDTLKLKTIAAPEGVDPRHDLDAGLARSQAVNADKATRLLNWAPQLDTIETLVDHLLAETEPAI, from the coding sequence GTGACAGGCGGTACGGGAACAATAGGCAGCGCGGTGGTCCGGGAGCTCCGGGACCGCGGACACCACATTGTGGCCCTCGCCCGATCCGAAGAAGCCAGTGCCCGGATCCGGGACGCCGGCGCGAGCCCCTTTCCCGGCGACCTCAGAGACCCGGCCGGCTGGACCGACCGGGCCATGTCCTGCGACGCCTTCATTCATGCAGGCGCCTCCTTTTCGGACAAAATGGCGGAGATTGACCGCAAGGCCATGCAGGCGGTCCTGAGGGCAGCCACGTTCCGCAAGAAACAGCTGCGGTTGATCTACACCGGTAACATCTGGCTCTACCCTGCCTCGCCCCAGACACAGCTCAGCGAAACGACGTCCTTCGACCCACTGCCTGCCCTGAGCTGGATGACAGGCCAGATACGTTCCCTTCAGACCGCGCTCAATCTAAGCGTTTCGATCATCCATCCTTCTTTTGTCTGTTCGGCCAGGTCCGGACCAATCGCCGAAATGGCGCAAGCACTGCGCTCGGGAAAGCCTTTCAGAACACGAGCGAGACCGGACACGGTCTGGTCGCTGATTTCCGACGAAGATCTCGCCCGCCTCTATGCCGATGTTCTGGAGGGGCGGAACTTCCGGCTGAGCCTGCTGGCAACGGCCTTGCCGGCCATAACGGTTCAGGAGATTGCCTCCTGGGTCGAGGCGCGGCTTGGCGACACCCTCAAGCTGAAAACAATAGCCGCTCCCGAGGGTGTCGACCCACGTCATGATCTGGACGCAGGACTTGCCCGCTCGCAGGCAGTCAATGCAGACAAGGCCACCCGCCTCCTGAACTGGGCGCCGCAACTCGATACAATCGAAACCTTGGTCGACCATCTGCTGGCTGAAACAGAACCGGCAATTTAG